From one Trifolium pratense cultivar HEN17-A07 linkage group LG1, ARS_RC_1.1, whole genome shotgun sequence genomic stretch:
- the LOC123888316 gene encoding uncharacterized protein LOC123888316, with translation MSVRFTHDGWTIEDELSTYTDYTRKTPSIEPGNASTSLVEIDLDTSQKPPSIDPFELINIAPLFDNTASTSASTSLAPSIDPFELINIAPLIEPDENYLLNGYRTVGEGMTIESSFIECSQLQFQNFIKLRKLGSASPHFLTPFQIVSSHSQRYLEVEPVETVQAFFRKKFQSFSSNNTALNLNSHEAVELWWKTIKDDFYIIFRNVVSGLMFHRKKQRCSCGDLERSIFVLRKSENYDDDAFEIRGKLMPSLIESGNFIAEVNQLQAIMESIIYPQPLPYVYTPSCSEVNLFLDFLSCYSNFSNACFLWIVNHPFLWSSYERVLFMKELASLHKARRNITHKLGRHLQHRLGTKVPWTSLVKDDLLVAILKKPNSTNISCYDDRKTDGIFRFYGACYSHANEPEYLPQRQGKLYLSDEEIEEKLNATFPHICLMRRNFESYF, from the exons ATGTCGGTTAGATTTACTCATGATGGATGGACAATAGAGGACGAATTATCAACGTACACTGATTATACCCGTAAGACACCTTCAATTGAGCCGGGTAATGCTTCTACCTCTCTAGTTGAAATTGACCTAGATACCTCTCAGAAACCACCTTCAATTGACCCTTTTGAGTTAATTAACATTGCCcctctatttgacaacactgctTCTACCTCTGCTTCTACCTCTCTAGCACCTTCAATTGACCCTTTTGAGTTAATTAACATTGCCCCTCTAATTGAACCTGATGAGAATTATTTGCTTAACGGTTATCGAACCGTTGGAGAAGGAATGACGATAGAATCGTCATTCATCGAATGCAGCCAACTACaattccaaaattttataaaattgagaaAACTTGGGAGTGCAAGCCCACACTTTTTAACCCCATTTCAAATCGTTTCATCTCATTCCCAAAGGTATTTGGAGGTGGAACCGGTGGAAACGGTTCAAGCCTTCTTTCGCAAGAAATTTCAGAGTTTTTCGTCTAACAATACGGCACTAAATCTAAATTCTCATGAGGCTGTAGAGTTATGGTGGAAGACGATTAAAGAcgatttttacattatttttag gAATGTTGTAAGTGGGTTAATGTTTCATCGTAAGAAACAACGATGCTCTTGTGGAGATCTCGAAAGAAGCATTTTTGTGTTGAGGAAGAGCGAAAACTATGATGATGATGCATTTGAGATACGTGGGAAATTAATGCCATCATTGATAGAAAGCGGAAACTTTATTGCAGAAGTCAATCAATTGCAGGCGATAATGGAATCTATTATTTATCCCCAGCCACTACCTTATGTTTATACTCCCTCCTGCTCTGAAGTTAATCTGTTTTTAGACTTCCTTTCTTGTTACTC gaattttagTAATGCTTGTTTCCTTTGGATTGTGAACCATCCATTTCTGTGGAGTTCATATGAACGAGTATTATTTATGAAAGAATTGGCGAGCTTGCACAAGGCTAGGAGGAATATAACACATAAGCTCGGCAGACATCTTCAGCACCGTCTTGGTACTAAAGTTCCTTGGACGTCACTTGTTAAAGATGATTTGCTTGTAGCAATTTTGAAGAAACCCAACTCTACAAATATTTCTTGTTATGATGATCGAAAGACCGATGGCATCTTTCGCTTTTATGGGGCATGTTATTCCCATGCGAATGAGCCTGAATATCTCCCTCAGAGGCAAGGCAAATTATATCTTTCGGATGAAGAGATTGAAGAGAAATTGAATGCCACATTTCCACACATTTGTTTAATGAGGCGCAATTTTGAGTCATATTTCTAA
- the LOC123916756 gene encoding uncharacterized protein LOC123916756, with translation MSVRFTHDGWTIEDELSTYTDYTRKTPSIEPGNASTSLVEIDLDTSQKPPSIDPFELINIAPLFDNTASTSASTSLAPSIDPFELINIAPLIEPDENYLLNGYRTIGEGMTIESSFIECSQLQFQNFIKLRKLGSASPHFLTPFQIVSSHSQRYLEVETVQAFFRKKFQSFSSNNTALNLNSHEAVELWWKTIKDDFYIIFRNVVSGLMFHRKKQRCSCGDLERSIFVLRKSENYDDDAFEIRGKLMSSLIESGNFIAEVNQLQAIMESIIYPQPLPYVYTPSCSEVNLFLDFLSCYS, from the exons ATGTCGGTTAGATTTACTCATGATGGATGGACAATAGAGGACGAATTATCAACGTACACTGATTATACCCGTAAGACACCTTCAATTGAGCCGGGTAATGCTTCTACCTCTCTAGTTGAAATTGACCTAGATACCTCTCAGAAACCACCTTCAATTGACCCTTTTGAGTTAATTAACATTGCCcctctatttgacaacactgctTCTACCTCTGCTTCTACCTCTCTAGCACCTTCAATTGACCCTTTTGAGTTAATTAACATTGCCCCTCTAATTGAACCTGATGAGAATTATTTGCTTAACGGTTATCGAACCATTGGAGAAGGAATGACGATAGAATCGTCATTCATCGAATGCAGCCAACTACaattccaaaattttataaaattgagaaAACTTGGGAGTGCAAGCCCACACTTTTTAACCCCATTTCAAATCGTTTCATCTCATTCCCAAAGGTATTTGGAGGTGGAAACGGTTCAAGCCTTCTTTCGCAAGAAATTTCAGAGTTTTTCGTCTAACAATACGGCACTAAATCTAAATTCTCATGAGGCTGTAGAGTTATGGTGGAAGACGATTAAAGAcgatttttacattatttttag gAATGTTGTAAGTGGGTTAATGTTTCATCGTAAGAAACAACGATGCTCTTGTGGAGATCTCGAAAGAAGCATTTTTGTGTTGAGGAAGAGCGAAAACTATGATGATGATGCATTTGAGATACGTGGGAAATTAATGTCATCATTGATAGAAAGCGGAAACTTTATTGCAGAAGTCAATCAATTGCAGGCGATAATGGAATCTATTATTTATCCCCAGCCACTACCTTATGTTTATACTCCCTCCTGCTCTGAAGTTAATCTGTTTTTAGACTTCCTTTCTTGTTACTCGTAA